In Natronolimnobius baerhuensis, a single window of DNA contains:
- a CDS encoding hybrid sensor histidine kinase/response regulator: protein MSITDPTDAVELLLVEDNHDDAQFIERLIDERHAALEREGTDAPLEIAAIDHVDCLEAALERIRTDSPDVVLLDLLLPDSRGLETIERVVEYAPDLPIVVVTGQNETEIGVEAIQCGAQEYLSKGTVTGETILRTLRYAIERSRHQRELVDRNHRLALLNRIVRQDIRNDVSMIVGLGDQLRHGIDPNDERTLELLLDSAGHAVDLTDTAAAVIDVIAADGVEDEPCELYAILEAEITQIRRDHDVEVTLEREDSADGPVIVHASPMLGSVFDHLLVNAVVHSDQSPPQVTVTLETTETDVTVTIADDGIGIPDSQKQALADPNTRFSARSGMGVGLYLVTTLLESFGGHLEITDNDPRGTQVAVTLEREPL, encoded by the coding sequence ATGTCCATCACCGATCCCACCGACGCCGTCGAGTTGCTCCTCGTTGAGGACAATCACGACGACGCTCAGTTCATCGAACGGCTGATCGACGAACGCCACGCTGCCCTCGAGCGGGAGGGAACTGACGCACCGCTCGAAATTGCTGCCATCGACCACGTCGACTGCCTCGAGGCGGCGCTCGAACGGATACGGACGGACTCGCCGGACGTCGTCCTCCTCGATCTATTGCTTCCTGACAGTCGGGGCCTCGAGACGATTGAACGCGTGGTCGAATACGCGCCGGATTTGCCAATCGTCGTCGTCACCGGCCAGAACGAAACCGAAATCGGCGTCGAGGCGATCCAGTGTGGAGCACAGGAGTACCTCTCGAAAGGGACCGTCACTGGAGAGACGATTTTGCGAACGCTTCGATACGCTATCGAACGCTCGCGACACCAGCGCGAACTCGTCGACCGGAACCATCGACTCGCCCTCCTCAATCGGATCGTCAGACAGGATATTCGAAACGATGTCAGCATGATCGTCGGTCTGGGCGACCAACTTCGACACGGTATCGACCCGAACGATGAACGGACACTCGAGTTGCTGTTGGATTCGGCCGGTCACGCCGTTGACCTCACGGATACGGCTGCGGCCGTGATCGACGTGATTGCCGCTGACGGTGTCGAAGACGAGCCGTGTGAGTTATACGCGATTCTCGAGGCCGAGATAACGCAGATCCGGCGCGACCACGATGTCGAGGTCACACTCGAGCGAGAGGACTCCGCCGACGGGCCGGTGATCGTCCACGCGTCACCGATGCTCGGATCCGTATTCGACCATCTTCTCGTCAATGCTGTTGTCCACTCAGATCAGTCACCGCCGCAGGTGACGGTGACGCTCGAGACCACTGAGACGGACGTCACCGTTACAATCGCCGATGACGGAATCGGTATTCCGGATTCACAGAAACAGGCGCTTGCCGATCCGAACACTCGGTTCTCTGCCCGATCAGGGATGGGTGTCGGGCTGTATCTGGTGACGACGCTCCTCGAGTCCTTTGGGGGCCACCTCGAAATTACCGATAACGATCCGCGCGGAACGCAAGTCGCTGTGACTCTCGAGCGTGAGCCACTGTAG
- a CDS encoding MBL fold metallo-hydrolase, with the protein MAPDADPDTTIEATQLTPGIHRVETITDGKIHGYHVLEGATGPILVDPGYVDAPTTVYEPFLVDLGWSLADVSLAVVTHSDADHFGGNHELREHSPGVTIAGHVADAPLMESVDRILEERYSQFADEHDLTYEQKVYDWLTGMMGPDEPVDLRLRGGESIRVQDRQLRVLHTPGHTKGHLALYDPEYDLVIGGDAFFGRGLYDAEGEYLQPPPYYLYPEYENTIQLVASLEPDQLSFTHYDVLTGDEIDDFVAESLDFVAEIETLALEIVEDLGPVTLEEAIEAVVDRRGSFGLDADLAFPLTAHYGELVERGDLETVERDGRVAWTRP; encoded by the coding sequence ATGGCACCAGACGCCGATCCCGACACCACCATCGAGGCGACGCAACTCACACCCGGCATCCACCGGGTCGAAACGATCACCGACGGAAAGATCCACGGCTATCACGTCCTCGAGGGGGCGACGGGGCCGATTCTCGTCGATCCCGGCTACGTGGACGCGCCGACGACCGTCTACGAACCGTTTCTCGTCGATCTGGGCTGGTCACTCGCAGATGTCTCCCTTGCTGTCGTCACCCACTCCGACGCCGACCACTTCGGCGGGAACCACGAACTCCGCGAGCACAGTCCAGGCGTAACGATTGCAGGACACGTCGCCGACGCCCCGCTGATGGAAAGCGTCGACCGCATTCTCGAGGAGCGCTACAGCCAGTTCGCGGACGAGCACGACCTGACCTACGAGCAGAAGGTCTACGACTGGCTCACCGGGATGATGGGGCCGGACGAGCCGGTGGACCTTCGCCTGCGCGGCGGTGAATCGATTCGCGTTCAGGATAGACAGCTTCGCGTGCTTCACACACCGGGACACACGAAGGGCCATCTCGCACTCTATGACCCCGAGTACGACCTGGTGATCGGCGGCGACGCCTTCTTTGGGCGCGGCCTCTACGACGCCGAGGGCGAGTACCTTCAGCCCCCGCCGTACTACCTCTATCCCGAGTACGAAAACACGATCCAACTCGTCGCTTCCCTCGAGCCCGACCAGCTCTCATTTACCCACTACGACGTGCTCACCGGCGACGAGATTGACGACTTCGTCGCCGAATCGCTGGACTTCGTCGCCGAAATCGAAACGCTTGCCCTCGAGATCGTCGAGGATCTCGGGCCCGTCACGCTCGAGGAGGCAATCGAGGCCGTCGTCGACCGGCGCGGAAGCTTCGGCCTCGATGCGGATCTGGCGTTTCCGCTCACCGCCCACTACGGCGAGCTGGTTGAGCGGGGCGACCTCGAGACCGTCGAGCGCGACGGCCGAGTCGCCTGGACCCGGCCATAG
- a CDS encoding glycoside hydrolase family 88 protein: MTDTAFDTDAALADLIDRIGTSLEQTGSEFPYVADPATGTWETTDDGNWCGGHWVHALWLAFEHTGEKRFAEAAREHTEILVDSMVRPSMFCGMNFHYAGFRAYDITGEERYRDLGIEGADEMVSYYHHGARQIALGTLEIEGPSSEFRGPESDEGPSGDSLGAVDAIYTSLPVLWRAYHETGDPVYRDTAISHADRHLDWYIREDGSTWHHAEFDLETGELRRQYNELAYSDETCWARGQGWCIAGLARAYEETGAERYLDALERTTAYYRNHVPDDLVPYWDFEHPDRPSVPRDTSSAVLTAYGLTRLSETPETTQLRSFGEDVLESLCRNYLTPVDSDDERHPGVVLEGCFNGPSGYADRHELIWSMYYLTFVLYTMSVETGE, from the coding sequence ATGACAGACACTGCCTTCGACACAGACGCTGCACTGGCCGATCTCATCGACCGCATCGGGACGAGCCTCGAGCAGACTGGCTCGGAATTTCCGTACGTCGCTGATCCAGCGACCGGAACCTGGGAGACAACCGACGACGGCAACTGGTGTGGCGGCCACTGGGTCCACGCCCTCTGGCTCGCCTTCGAACACACCGGCGAGAAGCGATTCGCCGAGGCGGCGCGTGAACACACCGAAATCCTCGTGGACTCCATGGTTCGCCCATCCATGTTCTGCGGGATGAACTTCCATTACGCCGGGTTCAGGGCCTACGATATCACGGGCGAGGAGCGCTACCGGGACCTGGGTATCGAGGGGGCCGACGAGATGGTCTCGTACTACCACCACGGCGCGCGACAGATCGCCCTGGGCACCCTCGAGATCGAGGGCCCCTCGAGCGAGTTTCGCGGTCCCGAATCCGACGAGGGGCCATCCGGTGACTCACTCGGTGCTGTAGACGCGATCTACACCTCGCTGCCCGTTCTCTGGCGTGCCTACCACGAGACTGGCGACCCGGTCTACCGTGACACTGCGATCTCACATGCCGACCGCCACCTCGACTGGTACATCCGCGAGGACGGCAGCACCTGGCACCACGCAGAATTCGACCTCGAGACCGGCGAGTTGCGCCGGCAGTACAACGAACTCGCCTACTCCGACGAGACGTGCTGGGCACGCGGACAGGGCTGGTGTATCGCCGGCCTGGCCCGCGCCTACGAGGAAACCGGTGCCGAGCGCTATCTCGACGCCCTCGAGCGAACGACCGCGTACTATCGCAACCACGTTCCCGACGATCTGGTGCCGTACTGGGATTTCGAACACCCCGACCGGCCGAGCGTTCCTCGAGATACGAGCAGCGCGGTGCTCACCGCCTACGGGCTGACCCGACTCTCAGAGACGCCGGAGACGACGCAGTTGCGCTCGTTCGGCGAGGACGTCCTCGAGTCGCTGTGTCGGAACTATCTCACGCCAGTCGACAGCGATGACGAGCGCCATCCTGGTGTTGTGCTCGAGGGCTGTTTTAACGGCCCGTCGGGCTATGCAGACCGGCACGAACTTATCTGGTCGATGTACTATTTGACGTTCGTCCTTTACACGATGAGCGTAGAGACGGGTGAGTAG
- a CDS encoding histidine kinase N-terminal 7TM domain-containing protein produces MPHEFTMIHAVSLVLIGLLNFSLAVLVLRTRAKADVVPLSGFLGGITLWTFPQGVLLLVTNPAIGLALSVVINAGAVIMATGLFHFALAYTGRTNWLRPGRLGVIYLGTCAWLIVILTDPLHNWMHQPIQYTQVLLPVVEYQNAGYWLYVFWNWSLSAGGIFLFFIEYLEARGSGVYQKQARLVVLAPLIPGTANVLAFSGITEINYSVWGFGATGILIAVALYQYRWLDLLPIARDTVVDEMRDGYVVVDDERRIVDRNPASESLLPDEQVIGHPITSVLPECLPLLEGAVQETTFEKHGTIVDASVSVVEDGQSSGAVLMLRDVTEQRRAEKRFQALIENVSDIVTVVDENGIITYTSPSIETILGYRSDVRIGESLFRIIHDEDRAKAITEFDALCDGPQTERRFEYRVRHRDGSCLVLEGVAVDLRDNDIVGGVVINSRDVTERNNRERELERTNRRLEEFAGVISHDLRTPLRIARQYTEFAESSADPDDFQAITNAHDRMEQMITNLLTMAQAGTTLTDPEPVDLESVITDAWSITQTDEVTLECELEPEWTVVGDRTQLLHVFENLFRNTVEHGGAHTASGQETAANGTDQTVTQHDASPVTIRITHLEGNPDRGFVVEDDGVGIPPAQREFVFERGQTTSQNGMGFGLAIVRDVIDAHNWEITVCDSAAGGARFEIMTKADR; encoded by the coding sequence GTGCCCCACGAGTTCACGATGATACACGCGGTCAGCCTCGTACTCATCGGACTCTTGAATTTCTCACTCGCCGTTCTCGTCCTCCGGACGCGGGCAAAAGCCGACGTCGTCCCATTGAGTGGCTTTCTCGGCGGGATAACCCTCTGGACGTTTCCGCAGGGAGTGTTGCTTCTCGTCACAAACCCGGCAATCGGATTGGCGCTGTCGGTCGTGATCAACGCCGGGGCGGTCATCATGGCGACGGGGCTCTTTCATTTTGCGCTCGCGTACACGGGACGGACCAACTGGCTCCGTCCGGGTCGACTCGGCGTCATTTACCTCGGGACCTGCGCATGGCTTATCGTCATCCTGACTGATCCACTTCACAACTGGATGCACCAGCCAATACAGTATACACAGGTGCTATTGCCGGTCGTCGAATACCAAAACGCCGGCTACTGGCTCTACGTGTTCTGGAACTGGTCGCTCTCTGCCGGCGGCATCTTCCTGTTTTTCATCGAATATCTCGAGGCCCGCGGGAGCGGTGTCTACCAGAAACAGGCGCGACTGGTCGTCCTGGCACCGTTGATCCCCGGCACGGCGAACGTCCTCGCGTTCAGCGGCATCACAGAGATCAACTACTCAGTGTGGGGGTTCGGCGCCACTGGCATCCTCATCGCCGTTGCGCTCTACCAGTACCGGTGGCTCGACCTCCTCCCCATCGCTCGTGATACTGTCGTCGACGAGATGCGTGACGGCTACGTCGTGGTTGACGACGAACGACGGATCGTTGACCGGAACCCGGCTAGTGAGTCACTCCTTCCCGACGAGCAGGTGATCGGACACCCGATCACGTCCGTCCTCCCGGAGTGTCTGCCACTGCTCGAGGGAGCGGTACAGGAAACGACGTTCGAGAAACACGGCACCATTGTCGATGCGAGCGTGTCGGTGGTTGAGGATGGCCAGAGCAGTGGTGCTGTTTTGATGCTTCGAGACGTAACCGAGCAGCGCCGCGCCGAAAAACGCTTCCAGGCGCTTATCGAGAACGTCTCCGATATTGTGACTGTTGTCGACGAAAACGGTATCATCACATACACCAGCCCCTCTATCGAGACCATTCTCGGCTATCGATCCGACGTCCGCATCGGCGAGTCGTTGTTCCGGATAATCCACGACGAGGACCGGGCCAAAGCAATCACAGAGTTCGACGCACTGTGTGATGGGCCACAAACCGAGCGGCGATTTGAGTATCGCGTCCGCCATCGTGACGGCTCCTGTCTCGTCCTTGAGGGAGTGGCCGTTGACTTGCGCGACAACGATATTGTCGGCGGCGTCGTGATCAACTCTCGAGACGTTACCGAGCGAAACAACCGCGAGCGCGAACTCGAGCGAACGAACCGTCGACTCGAGGAGTTCGCGGGCGTGATCAGTCACGACCTCCGAACGCCACTGCGCATTGCACGACAGTACACTGAGTTCGCTGAATCGTCCGCGGATCCAGACGATTTCCAGGCGATTACCAACGCTCACGACCGGATGGAACAGATGATCACGAATCTGCTGACGATGGCTCAGGCCGGAACAACGCTGACAGACCCCGAACCGGTCGACCTCGAGTCGGTGATCACCGATGCTTGGAGCATCACCCAGACGGATGAAGTTACACTCGAGTGCGAACTCGAACCGGAGTGGACAGTCGTCGGAGATCGGACGCAACTGCTTCACGTCTTCGAGAACCTCTTTCGCAATACTGTCGAACACGGCGGAGCGCATACTGCGTCCGGACAGGAGACCGCTGCCAACGGGACCGACCAAACAGTGACACAGCACGATGCGTCGCCAGTAACCATCCGAATCACACATCTCGAGGGCAACCCCGACCGTGGGTTTGTCGTCGAAGACGACGGAGTTGGCATTCCGCCAGCCCAGCGGGAATTTGTCTTCGAACGCGGCCAGACGACGAGCCAGAACGGAATGGGTTTTGGCCTCGCTATCGTCCGCGATGTGATCGACGCACACAACTGGGAGATTACGGTGTGTGACAGCGCTGCTGGCGGTGCCCGATTCGAGATTATGACCAAGGCAGACCGTTGA
- a CDS encoding winged helix-turn-helix transcriptional regulator — translation MDRPDVHIPPADRLALDALSLLSNKWDPVVIAVLLESGPLRFNELETAIPEISPNMLTKTLESLSDHELVDRRVVTDSPLTVSYELTDAGHDLQPVFDSLTAWGTEHIDAVRPTVVLGDRDRRLLELYGEWLDDQFAVITASGHTQLQQHLTEAPDVVLFDLELWDDEPETFSRRCPGTTRRIGLSSARPDPSLCAWPCDAFLRKPLRRDDLIAAVDRQVERLGQPDKPREREALESTLSLLESTYSKPVLERDDQVTQLYERLSSLEADPLRET, via the coding sequence ATGGACAGACCCGATGTGCATATCCCACCTGCTGATCGGCTCGCACTCGATGCTCTCTCGTTGCTCTCGAATAAGTGGGACCCTGTGGTGATAGCCGTCCTGCTGGAGTCGGGTCCGCTTCGATTCAACGAACTCGAGACTGCCATCCCCGAAATCTCGCCGAATATGCTCACGAAGACACTCGAGTCGTTATCGGACCACGAACTCGTCGACCGGCGTGTGGTCACTGACTCACCACTTACAGTCTCGTATGAACTCACAGACGCCGGCCATGACTTGCAACCAGTGTTCGATTCGCTCACGGCGTGGGGGACTGAACACATCGATGCCGTCCGACCAACGGTGGTGCTCGGCGACCGTGATCGCCGACTCCTCGAATTGTATGGCGAGTGGTTGGACGACCAATTTGCGGTCATCACTGCCAGCGGCCACACGCAACTCCAACAACACCTCACGGAGGCACCTGATGTCGTGCTGTTCGATCTCGAGTTGTGGGATGACGAACCGGAAACGTTCAGCCGGCGCTGCCCTGGCACGACCCGCCGTATCGGTCTCAGTAGTGCCCGACCCGATCCGTCGCTCTGTGCGTGGCCATGCGATGCCTTCCTGCGGAAACCACTTCGCAGAGACGACCTGATCGCTGCTGTCGACCGCCAAGTCGAACGACTCGGCCAACCAGACAAGCCACGCGAGCGCGAGGCCCTCGAGTCGACGCTTTCCCTCCTCGAATCGACGTACTCGAAGCCGGTCCTCGAGCGGGACGATCAGGTCACACAACTCTACGAGCGATTATCATCACTCGAGGCAGACCCACTTAGGGAAACCTAA
- a CDS encoding SDR family NAD(P)-dependent oxidoreductase, producing MSIIDSTQHDGRTVIVTGGSSGIGRGIALAFAEAGSNVVIADVTREPRQGERYETDVTRPTDEVAREEFGVDATYLETDVSDPHAVEAMIEMTLEEYGRIDVLVNNAGIFIEGGSQDLTVEEWDEVIGVNLDGAFFCAKYAIPSLVETTGTILNIGSVNSGEGGGGPPYASSKAALVNLTRDLAVELGEDAVTVNAICPGFIETAIQDYQTDESIAEQLGQTLLPRAGTPEDIGNLAVFLASDEASFIHGEEIYIDGGWTAHSL from the coding sequence ATGTCGATTATTGATAGCACACAACACGATGGCCGGACGGTGATCGTCACCGGCGGCTCGAGCGGAATCGGCCGCGGAATCGCCCTGGCGTTCGCGGAGGCCGGCTCGAACGTCGTCATCGCCGACGTGACACGCGAGCCGCGACAGGGCGAGCGCTACGAAACCGACGTGACCAGACCCACCGACGAAGTCGCACGCGAGGAGTTCGGTGTCGATGCGACGTATCTCGAGACGGACGTCAGCGATCCCCACGCAGTCGAGGCGATGATCGAGATGACACTCGAGGAGTACGGCCGGATCGACGTGCTGGTGAACAACGCCGGGATATTCATCGAGGGCGGCTCACAGGACCTAACCGTCGAGGAGTGGGACGAGGTTATCGGCGTTAACCTCGACGGGGCGTTTTTCTGCGCGAAGTACGCGATTCCATCGCTTGTAGAGACTACGGGGACGATCCTCAACATCGGCTCGGTGAACTCCGGTGAAGGTGGCGGCGGCCCACCCTATGCCAGTTCGAAAGCCGCACTCGTCAATCTCACGCGCGATCTCGCGGTCGAACTCGGTGAGGACGCGGTAACCGTCAACGCGATCTGTCCCGGCTTCATCGAGACGGCGATTCAGGACTACCAGACCGACGAGAGCATCGCCGAACAGCTCGGACAGACGCTCCTGCCTCGAGCGGGCACGCCCGAAGACATCGGAAACCTGGCCGTCTTTCTGGCGAGCGACGAAGCGTCGTTCATCCACGGCGAGGAAATCTACATCGACGGCGGCTGGACCGCCCACAGCCTCTGA